In Desulfobaculum bizertense DSM 18034, the genomic stretch GCAAGGCCCGTTTTTTTTGCCCTTTTTTTAACTTGAGACATCCGGGACAAGTCCTTGAGATGTCAGACTCATTCAACTCAGAAGGTGTAACTTATGAGCAACTTGCGCTACAAAAGAGTGCTGCTGAAACTCAGTGGTGAGGCATTGGCGGGAAAGAAAAATTTCGGTATAGATCCCGAAACCGTCAGCGCGTTCTGCCGCGAGATTGCGGAAGTCGCCCAGCTGGGCGTGCAGGTTGCCCTCGTCATCGGCGGCGGCAACATCTTCCGTGGAATGGCTGCAAGCGCAAAAGGTATGGATCGTGCCCAGGGTGACTACATGGGTATGCTCGCAACCGTGATGAATGCCCTTGCTGTTCAGGACGGCCTCGAAAAAGAAGGCATCCAAACCCGGGTACTGGGCGCAATTTCCATGCAGGAAGTCTGCGAGCCGTACATCCGCCGCAGAGCCATCCGTCACCTGGAAAAAGGCCGCGTTGTCATTTGTGCCGCTGGTACTGGCAACCCCTACTTTACCACTGACACCGCAGCTGCCCTGCGTGCCGCCGAGCTTCATACCGAAGCCATCCTCAAGGCTACCAAGGTCGATGGTGTCTACGACAAGGATCCCATGATCCATTCCGATGCAAAGCGCTTTGACCGCCTGACCTACATTGATGTACTGAACAAACGACTTCGGGTTATGGACTCCACGGCCATCTCTTTGGCTATGGACAACAACCTGCCAATCGCCGTATTCAATCTTTTTGAATCCGGAAATATTAAAAAAGTCGTCTGCGGTGAAAACATCGGAACCGTCGTCGAAGGAGGAGAATAGCATGCAGTCTGTCATGGATGATGCGAAAACACGGATGAAGAAAGCCCTCTCGGCTCTCGATAAAGAATTTTCCAAACTGCGCACTGGCCGCGCATCCACCTCTCTGGTGGATGACATTCTGGTCGACTACTACGGAACCCCTACCCCGCTGAAACAGATCGCATCTGTCGCCATTCCCGACAGCCGCTCCATCACTATTCAGCCTTGGGACCGTGGTGCATTTGGCCCCATCGAAAAAGCCATCATTACGTCTGACCTCGGTCTGAACCCGGTCAACGATGGCAAGCTGATGCGCATTGCCATTCCGCCGCTGACCGAAGACCGCCGCAAAGAGCTGGTCAAGGTCGCAAAAAAGTACACTGAAGACTGCAAGGTCGCTATCCGCAACGTCCGCCGCGACAGCAATGACACCCTCAAGAAGATGGAAAAAGACAAAGACATCTCTGAGGACGATCAGCGCCGTGGTCAGGATGAGGTGCAGAAGATCACCAACCAGATGGTTGAACAGTCTGACAAGCAGTTCAAGGCAAAAGAAGCCGAGATCATGGAGATCTAGCAGGTCTTCTCTGCCGTTTTTTTGTCTGGAACCTGCCGTCTCCGCGCTTTTGTGGGGGCGGCAGGTCTTCCAGTTCTATATGCATTGTATCGAAAACACGGAGAACTCCCCTGACACCTGAACGACTTCCCCGCCACATTGCCGTCATCATGGATGGAAACGGCCGCTGGGCCACGTCTCGCGGACTGTCCCGTAGCGATGGTCACAAAGCTGGAACAGAAGCGGCCAAAGAGTTTGTAACTGAATGCCTGAAGCTGGGTGTTCAGCATGTGACGCTCTATACTTTTTCTCGCGAAAACTGGGCACGCCCCAAAGAAGAAATATCTTTCCTTTTTGATCTTCTTGTTCGCTTTATGCGACGCGAAATGGATGCACTCATCAAGCAAGGCATCCGACTCAATATCTTTGGAGATCTCTCCGAACTTCCTTTTACGACCCGTCAGGCCATCAAAACGGCCGTATCTCTCTCTTCTGGCGGAAGCAAAATGACACTCAATCTCGCCCTCAACTATTCCGGACGAGACGATATTATGCGAGCCTGCAAAGCTTTGTGCAAAAAAAAGCTTGCCCCAGAAGCCATAACAGAACAAGCTCTTGCAGCAGAGCTGTACTCTGCTGGGCAGCCTGATCCTGATCTCGTCATCAGAACCAGTGGCGAGTTACGACTCTCCAATTTCCTGCTCTGGGAATCCGCATATTCTGAATTTTATTTTACAGAAACATACTGGCCGGACTTTGACAGTGCCGAACTGCACAAGGCGCTGGAAGACTATGCCTCCCGTGGCCGCCGTTTTGGTAAAACAGACGCGCAGCTCGCAGAGGCTGAGTCCGGCAAGAACTCCTAACAAAGACGTCATTACGACAGCGCTAGAATCATGAACAGTTCACATAAGAAACGTATTGTTACAGCCGCCGTTCTTCTCCCTGTCCTGATTTGCTCCATCGCGTTCAGAGGCTGGCTCGAAATAGCCCTGCTCGCGGCAATCAGCGTTATCGGGCTGTGGGAATTTTACAGCATGTTCTGGAAAGACGGCCGCCACAGCTGGCTCAAGATTGCTGGCGCTGGCCTTGGTCTCCTCATTCTCTGGGGTGGCAAAACCAACATGCACGGCCTGATTCTGGCAGCTCTTATTGCTGGATTCTGGGTATCCAGCCTGTGGTTCCTCCTGCGCTTTTCCAAGGCACCAGAAGCCCAGACCGAAGAAAATTCTTTTGGTATGGCCTCAGTGCTTGTCACCGGGCTGCTCTATGTTCCGGTTATGCTCCAGTTCCTTTTCAACTTTGAACGTGTTGAAATTGTCGTCGTTCTGGCCGCTGTTATGGCTGCAGATACAGGCGCATTCTACTCTGGCGCAGCATTTGGCGGTCCCAAAATCTGGCCCGTCATCAGCCCAAAGAAAACATGGGCTGGCAGCATTGGTGGCATGTGTGCTTCCATTCTGGTCTGTCTGCTGGCTGGCTGCATTGATGAATACATGCTGGCTGGTGCTGGCGCGGGTCGTCCGTGGTGGATGTGGGCCTGCCTTGGCTTTGGCCTCAATATTTCCTCCCAGTTTGGCGACTTCATCGAATCCGCAGTCAAACGCCGCCTGCGCGTCAAGGACTCCGGCACCCTGCTTCCCGGGCACGGTGGTGTACTTGACCGCATCGACAGCCTGCTTTTGGCCATTGCGACCTATGCAGGTCTGGACGCCATTTTCCATTTTTTTAAATAACGCAGACGCGAGCGTTTTTTCCGTCGCGCCATAGACGAACTTTGCTCCAAAGGCTGGATTCATGACCTATATTTCTCCGCTTACTCCGCACCAGCAGGAGGCAC encodes the following:
- a CDS encoding phosphatidate cytidylyltransferase; protein product: MNSSHKKRIVTAAVLLPVLICSIAFRGWLEIALLAAISVIGLWEFYSMFWKDGRHSWLKIAGAGLGLLILWGGKTNMHGLILAALIAGFWVSSLWFLLRFSKAPEAQTEENSFGMASVLVTGLLYVPVMLQFLFNFERVEIVVVLAAVMAADTGAFYSGAAFGGPKIWPVISPKKTWAGSIGGMCASILVCLLAGCIDEYMLAGAGAGRPWWMWACLGFGLNISSQFGDFIESAVKRRLRVKDSGTLLPGHGGVLDRIDSLLLAIATYAGLDAIFHFFK
- the pyrH gene encoding UMP kinase, producing MSNLRYKRVLLKLSGEALAGKKNFGIDPETVSAFCREIAEVAQLGVQVALVIGGGNIFRGMAASAKGMDRAQGDYMGMLATVMNALAVQDGLEKEGIQTRVLGAISMQEVCEPYIRRRAIRHLEKGRVVICAAGTGNPYFTTDTAAALRAAELHTEAILKATKVDGVYDKDPMIHSDAKRFDRLTYIDVLNKRLRVMDSTAISLAMDNNLPIAVFNLFESGNIKKVVCGENIGTVVEGGE
- the uppS gene encoding polyprenyl diphosphate synthase, with amino-acid sequence MDGNGRWATSRGLSRSDGHKAGTEAAKEFVTECLKLGVQHVTLYTFSRENWARPKEEISFLFDLLVRFMRREMDALIKQGIRLNIFGDLSELPFTTRQAIKTAVSLSSGGSKMTLNLALNYSGRDDIMRACKALCKKKLAPEAITEQALAAELYSAGQPDPDLVIRTSGELRLSNFLLWESAYSEFYFTETYWPDFDSAELHKALEDYASRGRRFGKTDAQLAEAESGKNS
- the frr gene encoding ribosome recycling factor — its product is MQSVMDDAKTRMKKALSALDKEFSKLRTGRASTSLVDDILVDYYGTPTPLKQIASVAIPDSRSITIQPWDRGAFGPIEKAIITSDLGLNPVNDGKLMRIAIPPLTEDRRKELVKVAKKYTEDCKVAIRNVRRDSNDTLKKMEKDKDISEDDQRRGQDEVQKITNQMVEQSDKQFKAKEAEIMEI